A window of the Candidatus Poribacteria bacterium genome harbors these coding sequences:
- a CDS encoding TdeIII family type II restriction endonuclease, translated as MPSQRQIKIKEKIKDCLRAKFQSYSPETRYMPFHHRLLGKDRMVLYSFIQSLNTTFGISIYEPVAVTLARERFKVAETQVKPFNEISSKAHQQIQTIMDELAIDERELDKPTEIEQIRKVCRTGTLDKVRLTQVDIWLENYEGELFLIDLKTVKPNKGNFKEFKRTLLEWTAAELARNSEVVVNTMIGVPYNPYEPKPYERWTMKGVLDRDHEVLIAEELWDFLGGEGTYAELLDAFEQAGIELRPEIDSYFEKFRYES; from the coding sequence ATGCCCTCACAACGGCAGATAAAGATTAAGGAAAAGATTAAAGATTGCTTGCGGGCTAAGTTCCAATCCTATAGTCCAGAGACGCGCTATATGCCATTTCACCATCGTCTACTTGGTAAAGATAGGATGGTCTTATATTCGTTTATCCAATCTTTAAATACGACATTTGGAATTTCAATTTATGAACCCGTGGCTGTTACCTTAGCACGTGAAAGATTTAAGGTTGCAGAAACCCAAGTTAAACCCTTTAACGAAATCAGTTCCAAAGCACATCAGCAAATTCAGACAATAATGGATGAACTAGCTATTGATGAGAGGGAACTTGATAAACCAACTGAAATAGAACAAATTAGAAAGGTTTGTCGAACTGGAACTTTAGACAAAGTAAGACTGACACAAGTAGATATCTGGTTGGAAAACTATGAGGGTGAGTTGTTTTTAATTGACCTGAAAACTGTAAAACCTAACAAAGGTAATTTTAAGGAATTCAAACGAACGCTTTTGGAGTGGACCGCCGCCGAATTAGCAAGAAATTCAGAAGTTGTTGTAAATACAATGATTGGCGTCCCTTACAATCCTTATGAACCAAAACCTTATGAACGATGGACGATGAAAGGGGTCCTAGATCGGGATCACGAAGTTTTAATCGCAGAAGAACTCTGGGATTTTTTGGGTGGTGAAGGAACTTACGCAGAGCTGCTGGATGCCTTTGAGCAAGCTGGTATCGAGTTACGACCAGAGATTGATAGTTATTTCGAGAAATTTAGATATGAAAGTTGA
- a CDS encoding BrnT family toxin, with protein sequence MKIYELIWPQDRIDHIARHGVTTDEVKEVCLNESFVQRAKSQGENPVYYVLGQTNAGRYLFCVIIRFPDGRGYPVTARTMTDTEKRRYRQWRDR encoded by the coding sequence ATGAAGATATATGAGTTAATCTGGCCCCAAGATAGAATAGATCATATTGCCCGGCACGGTGTCACAACTGATGAGGTTAAAGAAGTTTGTTTGAATGAATCGTTTGTTCAACGTGCAAAATCCCAAGGCGAAAATCCAGTCTACTATGTTTTAGGGCAAACAAACGCAGGACGTTATCTATTTTGTGTCATCATCCGATTTCCTGATGGTAGAGGTTATCCTGTCACAGCGAGAACGATGACTGATACGGAAAAGCGACGATATAGACAATGGAGAGACCGATGA
- a CDS encoding site-specific DNA-methyltransferase, translating into MLLTLKQASQWASKRVNKNVTPANITYLIQYGQIESVVDNGATLIPKKSLENYYNLNRRETRWKDELGNDLNWTLSFEKVKEAETTKHVHRLHPYKGKFIPQLVGYFLDAHTDNFKRDVYFRPGDIVLDPFCGSGTTLVQANELGIHAIGIDVSAFNAFIGNAKVTSYNLTCLYEVSHRITTALRNFVATSGVIEFETKLAEKLTDFNNQYFPIAFKRQVRTGEINQKQYGAEKEAAFLETYHNLVAEYQIETQMPTDSARFMKQWYLPGVRAEIDLVYSLIRKVEDPSIQNALMLILSRTIRSCRATTHADLGTLREPVTTTYYCRKHGKVCKPLFSILNWWERYCKDSVQRWSEFRKLKTDTFQYCITGDSRTINIFGMLGRDLQQFAELAQKQRIKGIFTSPPYVGLINYHEQHAYAYDLFGFKRLDELEIGPLFRGKGREARESYIQGVAEVFKNCKRFLADDYDIFVVANDKFNMYPTIAEMAGMQIVNQHKRPVLNRTEKNRESAYSETIFHLKEKKD; encoded by the coding sequence ATGCTTCTTACACTTAAACAGGCAAGTCAATGGGCTTCAAAGCGTGTGAATAAAAACGTTACACCTGCGAATATCACCTATTTAATCCAGTATGGACAGATTGAATCTGTTGTAGATAACGGGGCAACGTTAATTCCAAAAAAAAGTCTTGAGAATTATTACAATTTGAACCGTCGAGAAACACGGTGGAAAGATGAACTCGGGAACGACTTGAATTGGACGCTATCCTTTGAAAAAGTGAAGGAGGCGGAAACAACAAAGCATGTCCACCGGTTGCATCCGTATAAAGGCAAATTTATTCCGCAACTCGTAGGCTATTTTTTAGATGCCCATACTGACAATTTTAAACGGGATGTCTATTTTCGCCCTGGTGATATTGTGCTTGATCCGTTCTGTGGGAGTGGGACGACTTTGGTGCAAGCCAACGAACTTGGGATACACGCGATTGGTATTGATGTTTCGGCGTTTAATGCTTTTATTGGCAATGCCAAAGTGACATCCTATAATTTGACCTGCTTGTACGAGGTGAGTCACAGGATAACGACAGCTCTCAGAAATTTTGTTGCTACATCCGGCGTGATCGAATTTGAAACGAAACTCGCGGAAAAACTGACGGACTTCAATAATCAATATTTTCCAATCGCCTTCAAACGCCAAGTCAGAACGGGTGAAATCAATCAAAAGCAGTATGGAGCTGAAAAGGAAGCGGCTTTTTTAGAAACATATCACAACCTTGTTGCTGAGTACCAAATTGAGACGCAGATGCCAACCGATTCTGCTCGTTTCATGAAGCAGTGGTATCTTCCGGGAGTTAGAGCTGAGATTGATCTCGTCTATAGTTTGATTAGAAAAGTAGAGGATCCTTCAATACAAAACGCCTTGATGTTAATATTAAGCAGGACTATCCGTTCTTGCAGAGCCACAACGCATGCGGATTTAGGCACACTGCGGGAACCCGTGACGACGACATATTATTGCCGAAAACATGGAAAAGTCTGCAAACCGCTCTTTTCAATTCTTAATTGGTGGGAACGATACTGCAAGGATAGTGTGCAACGCTGGTCTGAATTCAGGAAGTTAAAAACGGATACCTTTCAATACTGTATAACGGGAGACTCCCGGACAATCAATATCTTTGGAATGTTGGGGCGCGACCTTCAACAATTCGCGGAACTGGCACAGAAACAGCGGATTAAGGGTATTTTTACAAGTCCGCCGTATGTTGGACTTATTAATTATCACGAACAGCACGCCTATGCCTATGATCTCTTTGGTTTCAAGAGGTTAGATGAATTGGAGATTGGTCCCCTGTTTAGAGGTAAAGGGCGTGAGGCGAGAGAATCATACATTCAGGGCGTAGCAGAGGTTTTTAAGAACTGTAAGCGATTTTTGGCTGATGATTATGACATCTTCGTTGTCGCGAACGATAAATTTAATATGTATCCAACTATTGCTGAAATGGCGGGTATGCAGATTGTTAATCAACACAAAAGACCCGTCTTGAATCGGACCGAAAAGAATCGGGAATCAGCATATTCCGAGACAATATTTCACTTGAAAGAGAAAAAGGATTGA
- a CDS encoding Uma2 family endonuclease, with amino-acid sequence MQQKVHSAPTLVYPSSDGKPMAETDKHRKLMVDFIQMLEYHFRETNDVYVSGNLLMYYEEGNPRKSIAPDVFVVFGVGKKPRRTYLTWEEGSTPDFVLEVASPSTYQHDFGPKKQLYASVLAVKEYYIYDPYGDITPSFIGYRLTDGEYKEIAFVEGRLPSTVLGDLELGEHAGDLRLYNPATQQWLQPPEERAEQMEAELAEALAELERLRAKT; translated from the coding sequence ATGCAGCAAAAGGTTCACTCCGCGCCAACACTCGTCTACCCTTCCTCGGACGGCAAACCTATGGCAGAAACAGACAAACATCGTAAACTGATGGTGGATTTCATTCAGATGCTCGAATATCATTTCCGGGAAACTAATGATGTTTATGTGTCCGGGAATCTGTTGATGTATTATGAAGAAGGAAATCCACGGAAATCTATTGCCCCAGACGTGTTCGTGGTATTCGGTGTCGGGAAAAAACCGCGCCGCACCTACCTGACATGGGAAGAAGGCAGCACTCCTGATTTTGTGCTGGAAGTGGCGAGTCCGAGTACTTACCAGCATGACTTCGGTCCTAAGAAGCAACTTTACGCCTCTGTACTTGCCGTGAAAGAGTATTATATTTACGATCCGTATGGAGATATAACCCCATCCTTTATTGGGTATCGACTCACAGATGGAGAATATAAAGAGATAGCGTTTGTAGAAGGACGGCTCCCATCAACTGTCCTCGGTGATCTGGAATTGGGCGAGCATGCAGGCGACCTACGTCTCTATAATCCAGCAACGCAACAGTGGTTGCAACCGCCTGAAGAACGGGCAGAACAAATGGAAGCCGAACTTGCCGAGGCTTTAGCCGAACTCGAACGCCTCCGCGCGAAGACATAA
- a CDS encoding aminoglycoside phosphotransferase family protein, whose amino-acid sequence MKVDNAFDKTELLQHLRTAYAIPLCSITFLPEGEDSYGYIVVSETGEKYFAKASTSVPDSCLQYASLLRHQGNISGVVAPLKASDGTLSIPWHDFRVSLFPFIEGRSRWDLWKIGKDFTDVELRQTAALLATIHLCTDEIETCHLTTSKYDLPLRNELYAVLESPMKGIASQNRYQKQLLETLAAHRSSILETMDRYDELGRSAVVSQTSFVITHGDPTPGNLILDTEDQLHLIDWDGISLGPAEKDLFAFTGERFDVVLESYLKTRQNGVALHTDIFGFYIYEWALNEIRDYGTKILFKNSDAHQNEYDWESLQDYLPPNREYMEDGIAAIQSTLGRFNALPNTGG is encoded by the coding sequence ATGAAAGTTGACAACGCTTTTGATAAAACGGAATTACTGCAGCATCTCAGGACCGCCTACGCGATTCCGTTGTGTTCCATAACTTTTTTGCCGGAAGGCGAGGATAGTTACGGCTACATCGTGGTATCCGAAACCGGTGAAAAGTACTTTGCCAAAGCGTCTACTTCTGTACCGGATTCTTGCTTGCAATATGCGTCGCTTCTGCGGCATCAAGGTAACATATCTGGCGTTGTTGCTCCATTGAAAGCGTCAGATGGAACATTGAGTATCCCGTGGCACGATTTTCGCGTCTCGTTGTTCCCCTTTATTGAAGGTAGAAGCCGTTGGGACTTATGGAAGATCGGGAAAGATTTCACTGATGTAGAACTCCGTCAGACGGCTGCCCTATTAGCGACAATCCACCTTTGCACGGATGAAATTGAGACGTGTCACCTGACGACATCAAAATATGATTTGCCGCTACGAAATGAGCTTTACGCGGTCCTTGAGTCTCCTATGAAAGGGATAGCCTCTCAAAATCGATACCAAAAGCAGCTGCTTGAGACACTTGCAGCGCACCGATCTTCGATTTTAGAAACAATGGATAGATATGATGAATTAGGACGCTCAGCGGTGGTATCACAAACATCTTTTGTAATTACACACGGCGATCCGACTCCGGGTAATCTCATTCTGGATACTGAAGACCAGCTGCACCTGATTGATTGGGATGGTATTTCTTTGGGACCCGCTGAGAAAGATCTTTTTGCTTTTACTGGAGAACGATTTGATGTAGTGTTAGAAAGTTATCTGAAGACAAGGCAGAATGGAGTGGCCCTACATACAGACATCTTCGGTTTCTATATCTACGAATGGGCACTCAATGAAATTCGAGATTACGGCACCAAAATTCTTTTTAAGAACAGCGACGCACATCAGAATGAATATGACTGGGAAAGCCTGCAAGACTACTTACCACCCAACCGAGAATACATGGAAGATGGAATTGCGGCTATCCAAAGCACACTCGGTAGGTTTAATGCCCTACCTAATACTGGAGGTTAG
- a CDS encoding creatininase family protein gives MSEIKSVLLWENQRRYVREAIDAGTLKGAIIPTGSTEQHNEHLAMYHDTQSAVYVSKLAAEKLFPRVIVTTPLAIGVSEHWMDHKGTLTLRPEVFGEVLYDVADSMRRHGIDNILIVNGHAGNSGPVTERLAGFREKLGINLEYHSYWEAYDEELVKAQMESGICPGHAAEFETAFALAAFAENVDWNGVDYDSAKLTISDAGQAKSDREYHHQAKLATVDKGHAMINVAVDWVAEKMQAMLS, from the coding sequence ATGTCTGAAATCAAATCTGTGCTACTGTGGGAAAATCAACGGCGATATGTGCGAGAAGCGATTGATGCCGGCACACTCAAGGGAGCGATTATTCCAACGGGTAGTACAGAGCAACACAACGAACATTTGGCGATGTATCACGATACGCAAAGTGCGGTGTATGTCTCCAAATTGGCGGCTGAGAAATTATTCCCGCGGGTTATCGTCACAACGCCTTTGGCAATCGGTGTATCGGAACACTGGATGGACCACAAAGGCACGCTCACGCTCCGCCCAGAGGTCTTTGGTGAAGTGCTTTATGACGTTGCTGACAGTATGCGCCGGCATGGGATTGATAACATCCTGATTGTCAATGGGCACGCGGGAAATTCAGGACCTGTAACTGAACGCTTGGCGGGATTCCGAGAGAAACTTGGTATTAACCTTGAGTATCATTCTTATTGGGAAGCATACGATGAAGAACTGGTCAAGGCACAGATGGAATCTGGGATTTGCCCTGGGCACGCAGCGGAATTTGAGACAGCATTTGCCCTCGCTGCTTTCGCAGAAAATGTTGACTGGAACGGTGTCGATTACGACAGCGCGAAACTCACTATCTCAGATGCAGGGCAGGCGAAATCTGATCGGGAATATCACCATCAGGCAAAATTAGCGACAGTCGATAAAGGACATGCGATGATTAATGTTGCTGTGGACTGGGTCGCCGAAAAGATGCAGGCGATGCTTTCGTAA
- the pyrR gene encoding bifunctional pyr operon transcriptional regulator/uracil phosphoribosyltransferase PyrR, giving the protein MTSLDTLGREKAQVMNTEEIRRALLRIAHEILEHNHKHIDDLVLVGVKSRGDILAHRIAENLERIENIEVDVGAIDVTLYRDDINLHETQIQVNSTELPFDITGKWVILVDEVLYTGRTVRAAMDALMDFGRPAAIQLATLIDRGHRELPIASNYVGKNVPTSRKEFVRVQLAEESGVDSAVIYEKDEE; this is encoded by the coding sequence ATGACTTCTTTAGATACCTTGGGGCGTGAAAAAGCACAAGTCATGAACACCGAAGAAATTCGGCGTGCCTTGCTCAGGATCGCCCACGAGATTTTAGAGCACAATCATAAACACATTGACGATCTCGTACTTGTCGGTGTCAAAAGTCGGGGGGACATTCTTGCGCACCGTATTGCTGAAAACCTTGAGCGAATCGAAAACATTGAAGTCGATGTGGGTGCGATTGATGTGACGCTATACCGTGATGATATCAATCTTCATGAGACGCAAATTCAAGTCAACAGCACTGAACTTCCGTTTGATATTACTGGGAAATGGGTCATTTTGGTGGATGAGGTGCTTTATACGGGACGTACCGTTCGTGCGGCAATGGATGCGCTGATGGATTTCGGTCGTCCAGCTGCGATCCAATTGGCGACCCTCATTGATAGAGGGCACCGCGAATTGCCAATTGCCTCCAATTATGTCGGCAAAAATGTTCCGACCTCCCGAAAAGAGTTCGTCAGAGTGCAACTCGCCGAAGAGAGCGGCGTTGATTCGGCAGTGATTTATGAGAAGGACGAGGAATGA
- a CDS encoding SAM-dependent chlorinase/fluorinase: protein STDLSRKKKGSQRWQKQKHKLALHHERTTNRRKDFIGKLVYKLYHHKENNVLVAEALSVSNMVQNKHRSKSISDASWSTFFQWCASIAARDGLHFHQVDPKNTSQTCSACGQKSERKLSLAIRTFNCQFCGTSLDRDHNAALNILLRAETCARRGERWVTTLTETRNKNEARDTGPTKRKTVIAFCYKSKSLGLGTLTNLWRYITVKSCYQYRLYYWRLTLIVVLITGTFLIGCTQKAQVQETPQATLLSGTIVEIDDHGNAVTDLYIAPFTERGWELGDTLEATFATGQKIQIKFVENYGDVPEGEYLGRFSTSTKQFKIAINMGNIAESLKLKSESKVILQKVAVPSTN, encoded by the coding sequence TTCTACAGACCTTTCTCGAAAGAAAAAAGGCAGCCAGCGTTGGCAGAAACAAAAACACAAACTCGCTTTACACCATGAACGGACGACAAACAGACGCAAAGACTTTATTGGAAAACTCGTTTACAAACTCTACCACCACAAAGAAAACAACGTCTTAGTGGCAGAGGCGTTAAGCGTATCTAACATGGTTCAGAATAAACACCGCAGCAAGAGCATATCCGATGCGTCTTGGAGCACCTTCTTTCAGTGGTGTGCGAGCATAGCCGCAAGAGACGGCTTGCACTTCCACCAAGTTGATCCTAAGAATACCTCGCAGACTTGCTCCGCTTGTGGTCAGAAGTCGGAAAGAAAACTCTCTCTTGCGATACGAACCTTTAATTGTCAGTTTTGTGGGACTTCGTTAGACCGAGACCACAACGCTGCTTTAAACATACTCTTACGGGCGGAAACCTGCGCCCGTCGTGGAGAGCGGTGGGTTACCACCCTCACTGAAACGAGAAACAAGAACGAAGCACGAGACACGGGACCTACAAAACGCAAAACAGTTATTGCTTTTTGCTACAAGTCCAAGTCTTTAGGCTTGGGTACATTGACAAACTTATGGAGGTATATCACAGTGAAATCCTGCTATCAATACCGTTTGTATTATTGGAGACTAACGCTCATAGTTGTGCTCATAACAGGAACGTTTCTGATTGGCTGTACTCAAAAGGCACAGGTGCAAGAAACGCCTCAAGCGACATTGCTCTCCGGGACAATTGTTGAAATTGACGATCACGGCAACGCTGTCACCGATCTCTACATCGCTCCATTTACCGAGCGCGGTTGGGAACTTGGGGATACACTTGAAGCAACCTTTGCAACAGGTCAGAAAATTCAGATCAAATTCGTTGAAAACTATGGAGATGTTCCTGAGGGGGAATATTTGGGACGATTTTCGACTTCTACCAAGCAGTTCAAGATTGCGATTAATATGGGGAACATCGCTGAATCTTTGAAGCTGAAGAGCGAGAGCAAAGTGATTCTCCAGAAAGTCGCGGTGCCCTCAACAAATTAA
- a CDS encoding 2,4-dihydroxyhept-2-ene-1,7-dioic acid aldolase, with amino-acid sequence MRTNTFRELLNAGKPTVGTHIHTTWPSIVEAIGHTGMYDYVEFVAEYGPFDLHDLDNLCRAAELHNISTMIKVDQEPRGFIAQRAIGSGLNVEDVKECVKITRADTPEDGGSYGVATRRFSYMGYGGGPEYVQALRDVVNVIMIEKKGTVDNLEEVLSVEGVDMIQWGGSDYSMSIGKVGQRGAPEISGAHDKVFKTAIKMGVPPRAEIGSPDDAKRYLDIGVRHFCIGTDISVLYSWWRENGDGLRKAIEGH; translated from the coding sequence ATGAGAACAAATACCTTTCGAGAACTACTCAACGCAGGCAAGCCTACAGTCGGCACGCATATCCATACCACTTGGCCCTCCATCGTTGAAGCGATTGGGCACACAGGAATGTATGACTACGTCGAATTTGTGGCGGAATACGGTCCGTTTGATCTGCACGATCTGGATAACTTATGTCGGGCGGCTGAACTGCACAACATCTCCACAATGATTAAGGTTGACCAAGAACCACGGGGTTTCATCGCTCAGCGTGCGATCGGTTCTGGCTTAAACGTTGAAGATGTCAAGGAATGTGTGAAGATTACGCGTGCGGATACGCCGGAAGATGGCGGTAGTTACGGCGTGGCAACCCGTCGGTTCTCCTATATGGGCTACGGTGGAGGCCCAGAATACGTCCAAGCCCTCCGCGATGTCGTTAACGTTATTATGATTGAGAAAAAAGGGACTGTTGACAACCTTGAAGAGGTGCTATCTGTTGAAGGCGTTGACATGATTCAGTGGGGGGGTTCGGATTATTCGATGAGTATCGGGAAAGTCGGTCAGCGTGGGGCTCCCGAAATCAGTGGAGCACACGATAAAGTGTTCAAGACCGCAATAAAGATGGGGGTGCCACCACGCGCTGAAATCGGGAGTCCCGACGACGCAAAACGCTACCTCGATATCGGAGTCCGGCATTTCTGTATTGGGACCGATATTTCCGTTCTCTATAGTTGGTGGCGTGAAAACGGTGATGGCTTGCGCAAAGCGATTGAAGGACATTAG